Proteins found in one Carassius auratus strain Wakin chromosome 42, ASM336829v1, whole genome shotgun sequence genomic segment:
- the LOC113060591 gene encoding echinoderm microtubule-associated protein-like 1 isoform X2, which produces MDRELQWTASERNGVFGEREEGWKRMEDGFSCYSSLYDTSSLLQFCNDDSASVASSMEVTDRISSLEQRVQMQEDEIQLLKSALADVVRRLNISEEQQAMLSRKGPTKARPMIAALPLRSTVNNGTVLPKKGGTLPSPSGSKKDNNSPATKSLSHLPRFLQRPPYSTVKRTSSSEQVGPNNRKDSGVDSRSNRTRAGSTGSNSSGKKATENKQRDPVFSAGMPSVTHCKDEGYVKMYLKGRPITMYMPRDLVDTYCLEAKADLPPKKLKLDWVYGYRGRDCRSNLYLLPTGETVYFIASVVVLYNVDEQLQRHYTGHTDDIKCLTVHPDKITIATGQVAGTSSDGKQLAPHVRVWDSVSLNTLHILGASFFDRALVCLSFSKSNGGSWLCVVDDSSDHVLSVWDWQREERLAEVKSSNESVFAADFHPTDANIIVTCGKSHLYFWSLEKGSLVKKQGLFEKQEKPKFVLSVTFSENGDAITGDSSGNILVWGKGSNRISLAIQGAHEASVFALCMLRNGTLLSGGKDRKLISWDENYQKIQTVEVSELYGPIRTVAEGRGETVLIGTTKNYVLQGSLDGEFIPITQGHTDELWGLTVHPLKHQFLTCGHDKHVCLWDSASHQPIWTKTLEDAAQSAAFHPSGTTVALGTQTGRWLVLDTESKDLVTVHTDGNEQLSVMRFSPDGHFLAIGSHDNYIYIYAVAENGKKYSRVGKCSGHSSFITHLDWSVDSQYLVSNSGDYEILYWIPSVCKQVVSVETTRDIEWATFTCILGFHVFGLWPDGSDGTDINAVCSSNAKKLLVTGDDFGKVHLFSFPCSQSRAPSHIYGGHSSHITNVNFLNDDSQIISTGGKDMSIMQWRVV; this is translated from the exons ATGACAGTGCCTCGGTGGCGAGCAGTATGGAGGTGACGGACCGGATCTCCTCTCTGGAGCAGCGGGTTCAGATGCAGGAGGATGAGATTCAGCTGCTCAAGTCGGCCCTGGCTGATGTGGTGAGGAGACTGAACATCTCAGAGGAGCAGCAGGCCATGCTCAGCAGGAAAGGACCAACCAAAG CTAGACCAATGATTGCAGCTCTGCCCCTGAGATCCACAGTCAACAACGGTACTGTCCTGCCTAAGAAGGGTGGCACACTGCCATCCCCCTCTGGCTCCAAGAAGGACAACAACTCACCAGCAACCAAAAG TCTGTCCCATCTGCCCAGGTTTCTTCAAAGGCCACCTTACAG CACTGTGAAGAGAACAAGTTCATCTGAGCAAGTTGGCCCTAACAACAGGAAAGACAGTGGTGTGGactccagaagcaatcgcacacGCGCTGGTTCCACAGGGAGCAACTCCAGTGGCAAAAAAGCCACAGAAAA CAAACAAAGGGACCCTGTTTTCAGCGCAG GGATGCCAAGTGTGACGCACTGCAAAG ATGAAGGGTatgtcaaaatgtatttgaaGGGACGACCCATCACCATGTACATGCCCAGAGACCTGGTGGACACATACTGCCTGGAAGCAAAGGCTGACTTGCCTCCTAAAAAACTGAAGCTAGACTGGGT CTATGGTTACCGGGGCCGTGACTGTCGATCCAACCTGTACTTGCTCCCGACGGGGGAAACGGTTTACTTCATCGCATCTGTGGTTGTGCTCTATAATGTGGACGAGCAACTACAAAGACACTACACTGGACACACTGATGATATCAAGTG CCTCACTGTCCATCCTGATAAAATCACCATAGCAACCGGACAAGTGGCTGGCACATCCTCAGATGGAAAA CAGCTGGCTCCTCACGTGCGAGTGTGGGACTCTGTGAGTTTGAACACGTTGCACATCCTTGGAGCAAGTTTCTTTGATCGGGCTCTGGTTTGCCTCTCCTTCTCAAAGTCG AACGGAGGAAGCTGGTTGTGTGTTGTGGACGACTCCAGTGACCACGTTCTCTCTGTGTGGGACTGGCAGAGGGAGGAAAGACTTGCTGAAGTCAAG AGCTCCAATGAGTCAGTCTTTGCTGCTGATTTCCACCCGACAGATGCTAATATAATTGTTACCTGTGGGAAGTCACACCTTTATTTCTGGTCATTAGAAAAGGGATCTCTTGTGAAAAAACAGGGACTTTTTGAG AAACAAGAGAAGCCCAAGTTTGTATTGTCTGTGACTTTTTCAGAAAATGGCGACGCCATCACTGGAGACTCGAGTGGAAATATACTTGTGTGGGGCaaag GATCTAATCGTATTAGCTTGGCTATTCAGGGAGCACATGAGGCAAGCGTCTTTGCACTTTGCATGTTGAGAAATGGTACGCTGCTCTCAGGTGGGAAAGACCGTAAACTCATCTCCTGGGATGAAAATTATCAAAAGATTCAAACGGTGGAG GTTTCTGAGTTATATGGCCCTATACGTACTGTGGCTGAAGGACGGGGAGAAACGGTTCTTATTGGCACTACCAAAAACTATGTCCTGCAAGGCAGTCTGGATGGGGAGTTCATACCCATCACCCAG GGCCACACAGATGAGTTATGGGGCCTGACTGTCCATCCGCTGAAGCATCAGTTCCTCACCTGTGGCCATGACAAGCACGTCTGCCTGTGGGACTCTGCCTCTCATCAGCCCATCTGGACCAAAACACTGGAG GACGCCGCTCAGTCGGCCGCCTTCCACCCTTCTGGGACAACGGTTGCTTTAGGAACGCAGACGGGCAG ATGGCTTGTGCTCGATACCGAATCGAAGGATCTGGTCACGGTGCACACGGACGGAAACGAACAGCTGTCGGTTATGCGCTTTTCTCCAG ACGGTCATTTCCTTGCCATCGGGTCACATGACAACTACATCTACATTTATGCTGTGGCAGAAAATGGCAAGAAATACAGTAGAGTTGGAAAGTGCTCA GGTCATTCTAGTTTCATCACACATCTGGATTGGTCTGTGGATTCTCAGTACTTAGTATCCAACTCAGGGGACTATGAGATCCTTTACT GGATCCCTTCTGTGTGCAAACAAGTAGTGAGTGTGGAGACCACCCGGGATATTGAATGGGCCACTTTCACCTGTATTCTGGGCTTCCATGTTTTTG GACTGTGGCCGGATGGCTCAGATGGTACTGACATCAATGCTGTGTGCAGTTCAAACGCAAAGAAACTGCTTGTCACCGGAGACGACTTTGGCAAAGTTCACCTCTTCTCATTCCCTTGCTCTCAGTCCCGA gctcctagtCACATTTACGGTGGACACAGCAGCCACATCACCAATGTTAATTTCTTAAATGACGACAGCCAGATAATCTCTACAGGAGGGAAGGACATGAGCATAATGCAGTGGCGTGTGGTGTAA
- the LOC113060591 gene encoding echinoderm microtubule-associated protein-like 1 isoform X1 yields the protein MDRELQWTASERNGVFGEREEGWKRMEDGFSCYSSLYDTSSLLQFCNDDSASVASSMEVTDRISSLEQRVQMQEDEIQLLKSALADVVRRLNISEEQQAMLSRKGPTKARPMIAALPLRSTVNNGTVLPKKGGTLPSPSGSKKDNNSPATKSLSHLPRFLQRPPYSTVKRTSSSEQVGPNNRKDSGVDSRSNRTRAGSTGSNSSGKKATENKQRDPVFSAGMPSVTHCKDEGYVKMYLKGRPITMYMPRDLVDTYCLEAKADLPPKKLKLDWVYGYRGRDCRSNLYLLPTGETVYFIASVVVLYNVDEQLQRHYTGHTDDIKCLTVHPDKITIATGQVAGTSSDGKQQLAPHVRVWDSVSLNTLHILGASFFDRALVCLSFSKSNGGSWLCVVDDSSDHVLSVWDWQREERLAEVKSSNESVFAADFHPTDANIIVTCGKSHLYFWSLEKGSLVKKQGLFEKQEKPKFVLSVTFSENGDAITGDSSGNILVWGKGSNRISLAIQGAHEASVFALCMLRNGTLLSGGKDRKLISWDENYQKIQTVEVSELYGPIRTVAEGRGETVLIGTTKNYVLQGSLDGEFIPITQGHTDELWGLTVHPLKHQFLTCGHDKHVCLWDSASHQPIWTKTLEDAAQSAAFHPSGTTVALGTQTGRWLVLDTESKDLVTVHTDGNEQLSVMRFSPDGHFLAIGSHDNYIYIYAVAENGKKYSRVGKCSGHSSFITHLDWSVDSQYLVSNSGDYEILYWIPSVCKQVVSVETTRDIEWATFTCILGFHVFGLWPDGSDGTDINAVCSSNAKKLLVTGDDFGKVHLFSFPCSQSRAPSHIYGGHSSHITNVNFLNDDSQIISTGGKDMSIMQWRVV from the exons ATGACAGTGCCTCGGTGGCGAGCAGTATGGAGGTGACGGACCGGATCTCCTCTCTGGAGCAGCGGGTTCAGATGCAGGAGGATGAGATTCAGCTGCTCAAGTCGGCCCTGGCTGATGTGGTGAGGAGACTGAACATCTCAGAGGAGCAGCAGGCCATGCTCAGCAGGAAAGGACCAACCAAAG CTAGACCAATGATTGCAGCTCTGCCCCTGAGATCCACAGTCAACAACGGTACTGTCCTGCCTAAGAAGGGTGGCACACTGCCATCCCCCTCTGGCTCCAAGAAGGACAACAACTCACCAGCAACCAAAAG TCTGTCCCATCTGCCCAGGTTTCTTCAAAGGCCACCTTACAG CACTGTGAAGAGAACAAGTTCATCTGAGCAAGTTGGCCCTAACAACAGGAAAGACAGTGGTGTGGactccagaagcaatcgcacacGCGCTGGTTCCACAGGGAGCAACTCCAGTGGCAAAAAAGCCACAGAAAA CAAACAAAGGGACCCTGTTTTCAGCGCAG GGATGCCAAGTGTGACGCACTGCAAAG ATGAAGGGTatgtcaaaatgtatttgaaGGGACGACCCATCACCATGTACATGCCCAGAGACCTGGTGGACACATACTGCCTGGAAGCAAAGGCTGACTTGCCTCCTAAAAAACTGAAGCTAGACTGGGT CTATGGTTACCGGGGCCGTGACTGTCGATCCAACCTGTACTTGCTCCCGACGGGGGAAACGGTTTACTTCATCGCATCTGTGGTTGTGCTCTATAATGTGGACGAGCAACTACAAAGACACTACACTGGACACACTGATGATATCAAGTG CCTCACTGTCCATCCTGATAAAATCACCATAGCAACCGGACAAGTGGCTGGCACATCCTCAGATGGAAAA CAGCAGCTGGCTCCTCACGTGCGAGTGTGGGACTCTGTGAGTTTGAACACGTTGCACATCCTTGGAGCAAGTTTCTTTGATCGGGCTCTGGTTTGCCTCTCCTTCTCAAAGTCG AACGGAGGAAGCTGGTTGTGTGTTGTGGACGACTCCAGTGACCACGTTCTCTCTGTGTGGGACTGGCAGAGGGAGGAAAGACTTGCTGAAGTCAAG AGCTCCAATGAGTCAGTCTTTGCTGCTGATTTCCACCCGACAGATGCTAATATAATTGTTACCTGTGGGAAGTCACACCTTTATTTCTGGTCATTAGAAAAGGGATCTCTTGTGAAAAAACAGGGACTTTTTGAG AAACAAGAGAAGCCCAAGTTTGTATTGTCTGTGACTTTTTCAGAAAATGGCGACGCCATCACTGGAGACTCGAGTGGAAATATACTTGTGTGGGGCaaag GATCTAATCGTATTAGCTTGGCTATTCAGGGAGCACATGAGGCAAGCGTCTTTGCACTTTGCATGTTGAGAAATGGTACGCTGCTCTCAGGTGGGAAAGACCGTAAACTCATCTCCTGGGATGAAAATTATCAAAAGATTCAAACGGTGGAG GTTTCTGAGTTATATGGCCCTATACGTACTGTGGCTGAAGGACGGGGAGAAACGGTTCTTATTGGCACTACCAAAAACTATGTCCTGCAAGGCAGTCTGGATGGGGAGTTCATACCCATCACCCAG GGCCACACAGATGAGTTATGGGGCCTGACTGTCCATCCGCTGAAGCATCAGTTCCTCACCTGTGGCCATGACAAGCACGTCTGCCTGTGGGACTCTGCCTCTCATCAGCCCATCTGGACCAAAACACTGGAG GACGCCGCTCAGTCGGCCGCCTTCCACCCTTCTGGGACAACGGTTGCTTTAGGAACGCAGACGGGCAG ATGGCTTGTGCTCGATACCGAATCGAAGGATCTGGTCACGGTGCACACGGACGGAAACGAACAGCTGTCGGTTATGCGCTTTTCTCCAG ACGGTCATTTCCTTGCCATCGGGTCACATGACAACTACATCTACATTTATGCTGTGGCAGAAAATGGCAAGAAATACAGTAGAGTTGGAAAGTGCTCA GGTCATTCTAGTTTCATCACACATCTGGATTGGTCTGTGGATTCTCAGTACTTAGTATCCAACTCAGGGGACTATGAGATCCTTTACT GGATCCCTTCTGTGTGCAAACAAGTAGTGAGTGTGGAGACCACCCGGGATATTGAATGGGCCACTTTCACCTGTATTCTGGGCTTCCATGTTTTTG GACTGTGGCCGGATGGCTCAGATGGTACTGACATCAATGCTGTGTGCAGTTCAAACGCAAAGAAACTGCTTGTCACCGGAGACGACTTTGGCAAAGTTCACCTCTTCTCATTCCCTTGCTCTCAGTCCCGA gctcctagtCACATTTACGGTGGACACAGCAGCCACATCACCAATGTTAATTTCTTAAATGACGACAGCCAGATAATCTCTACAGGAGGGAAGGACATGAGCATAATGCAGTGGCGTGTGGTGTAA
- the LOC113060591 gene encoding echinoderm microtubule-associated protein-like 1 isoform X8 has translation MSQHNPQFLLYSSVPFPDDSASVASSMEVTDRISSLEQRVQMQEDEIQLLKSALADVVRRLNISEEQQAMLSRKGPTKARPMIAALPLRSTVNNGTVLPKKGGTLPSPSGSKKDNNSPATKSLSHLPRFLQRPPYSTVKRTSSSEQVGPNNRKDSGVDSRSNRTRAGSTGSNSSGKKATENKQRDPVFSAGMPSVTHCKDEGYVKMYLKGRPITMYMPRDLVDTYCLEAKADLPPKKLKLDWVYGYRGRDCRSNLYLLPTGETVYFIASVVVLYNVDEQLQRHYTGHTDDIKCLTVHPDKITIATGQVAGTSSDGKQQLAPHVRVWDSVSLNTLHILGASFFDRALVCLSFSKSNGGSWLCVVDDSSDHVLSVWDWQREERLAEVKSSNESVFAADFHPTDANIIVTCGKSHLYFWSLEKGSLVKKQGLFEKQEKPKFVLSVTFSENGDAITGDSSGNILVWGKGSNRISLAIQGAHEASVFALCMLRNGTLLSGGKDRKLISWDENYQKIQTVEVSELYGPIRTVAEGRGETVLIGTTKNYVLQGSLDGEFIPITQGHTDELWGLTVHPLKHQFLTCGHDKHVCLWDSASHQPIWTKTLEDAAQSAAFHPSGTTVALGTQTGRWLVLDTESKDLVTVHTDGNEQLSVMRFSPDGHFLAIGSHDNYIYIYAVAENGKKYSRVGKCSGHSSFITHLDWSVDSQYLVSNSGDYEILYWIPSVCKQVVSVETTRDIEWATFTCILGFHVFGLWPDGSDGTDINAVCSSNAKKLLVTGDDFGKVHLFSFPCSQSRAPSHIYGGHSSHITNVNFLNDDSQIISTGGKDMSIMQWRVV, from the exons ATGACAGTGCCTCGGTGGCGAGCAGTATGGAGGTGACGGACCGGATCTCCTCTCTGGAGCAGCGGGTTCAGATGCAGGAGGATGAGATTCAGCTGCTCAAGTCGGCCCTGGCTGATGTGGTGAGGAGACTGAACATCTCAGAGGAGCAGCAGGCCATGCTCAGCAGGAAAGGACCAACCAAAG CTAGACCAATGATTGCAGCTCTGCCCCTGAGATCCACAGTCAACAACGGTACTGTCCTGCCTAAGAAGGGTGGCACACTGCCATCCCCCTCTGGCTCCAAGAAGGACAACAACTCACCAGCAACCAAAAG TCTGTCCCATCTGCCCAGGTTTCTTCAAAGGCCACCTTACAG CACTGTGAAGAGAACAAGTTCATCTGAGCAAGTTGGCCCTAACAACAGGAAAGACAGTGGTGTGGactccagaagcaatcgcacacGCGCTGGTTCCACAGGGAGCAACTCCAGTGGCAAAAAAGCCACAGAAAA CAAACAAAGGGACCCTGTTTTCAGCGCAG GGATGCCAAGTGTGACGCACTGCAAAG ATGAAGGGTatgtcaaaatgtatttgaaGGGACGACCCATCACCATGTACATGCCCAGAGACCTGGTGGACACATACTGCCTGGAAGCAAAGGCTGACTTGCCTCCTAAAAAACTGAAGCTAGACTGGGT CTATGGTTACCGGGGCCGTGACTGTCGATCCAACCTGTACTTGCTCCCGACGGGGGAAACGGTTTACTTCATCGCATCTGTGGTTGTGCTCTATAATGTGGACGAGCAACTACAAAGACACTACACTGGACACACTGATGATATCAAGTG CCTCACTGTCCATCCTGATAAAATCACCATAGCAACCGGACAAGTGGCTGGCACATCCTCAGATGGAAAA CAGCAGCTGGCTCCTCACGTGCGAGTGTGGGACTCTGTGAGTTTGAACACGTTGCACATCCTTGGAGCAAGTTTCTTTGATCGGGCTCTGGTTTGCCTCTCCTTCTCAAAGTCG AACGGAGGAAGCTGGTTGTGTGTTGTGGACGACTCCAGTGACCACGTTCTCTCTGTGTGGGACTGGCAGAGGGAGGAAAGACTTGCTGAAGTCAAG AGCTCCAATGAGTCAGTCTTTGCTGCTGATTTCCACCCGACAGATGCTAATATAATTGTTACCTGTGGGAAGTCACACCTTTATTTCTGGTCATTAGAAAAGGGATCTCTTGTGAAAAAACAGGGACTTTTTGAG AAACAAGAGAAGCCCAAGTTTGTATTGTCTGTGACTTTTTCAGAAAATGGCGACGCCATCACTGGAGACTCGAGTGGAAATATACTTGTGTGGGGCaaag GATCTAATCGTATTAGCTTGGCTATTCAGGGAGCACATGAGGCAAGCGTCTTTGCACTTTGCATGTTGAGAAATGGTACGCTGCTCTCAGGTGGGAAAGACCGTAAACTCATCTCCTGGGATGAAAATTATCAAAAGATTCAAACGGTGGAG GTTTCTGAGTTATATGGCCCTATACGTACTGTGGCTGAAGGACGGGGAGAAACGGTTCTTATTGGCACTACCAAAAACTATGTCCTGCAAGGCAGTCTGGATGGGGAGTTCATACCCATCACCCAG GGCCACACAGATGAGTTATGGGGCCTGACTGTCCATCCGCTGAAGCATCAGTTCCTCACCTGTGGCCATGACAAGCACGTCTGCCTGTGGGACTCTGCCTCTCATCAGCCCATCTGGACCAAAACACTGGAG GACGCCGCTCAGTCGGCCGCCTTCCACCCTTCTGGGACAACGGTTGCTTTAGGAACGCAGACGGGCAG ATGGCTTGTGCTCGATACCGAATCGAAGGATCTGGTCACGGTGCACACGGACGGAAACGAACAGCTGTCGGTTATGCGCTTTTCTCCAG ACGGTCATTTCCTTGCCATCGGGTCACATGACAACTACATCTACATTTATGCTGTGGCAGAAAATGGCAAGAAATACAGTAGAGTTGGAAAGTGCTCA GGTCATTCTAGTTTCATCACACATCTGGATTGGTCTGTGGATTCTCAGTACTTAGTATCCAACTCAGGGGACTATGAGATCCTTTACT GGATCCCTTCTGTGTGCAAACAAGTAGTGAGTGTGGAGACCACCCGGGATATTGAATGGGCCACTTTCACCTGTATTCTGGGCTTCCATGTTTTTG GACTGTGGCCGGATGGCTCAGATGGTACTGACATCAATGCTGTGTGCAGTTCAAACGCAAAGAAACTGCTTGTCACCGGAGACGACTTTGGCAAAGTTCACCTCTTCTCATTCCCTTGCTCTCAGTCCCGA gctcctagtCACATTTACGGTGGACACAGCAGCCACATCACCAATGTTAATTTCTTAAATGACGACAGCCAGATAATCTCTACAGGAGGGAAGGACATGAGCATAATGCAGTGGCGTGTGGTGTAA
- the LOC113060591 gene encoding echinoderm microtubule-associated protein-like 1 isoform X7: protein MDRELQWTASERNGVFGEREEGWKRMEDGFSCYSSLYDTSSLLQFCNDDSASVASSMEVTDRISSLEQRVQMQEDEIQLLKSALADVVRRLNISEEQQAMLSRKGPTKARPMIAALPLRSTVNNGTVLPKKGGTLPSPSGSKKDNNSPATKSTVKRTSSSEQVGPNNRKDSGVDSRSNRTRAGSTGSNSSGKKATENKQRDPVFSADEGYVKMYLKGRPITMYMPRDLVDTYCLEAKADLPPKKLKLDWVYGYRGRDCRSNLYLLPTGETVYFIASVVVLYNVDEQLQRHYTGHTDDIKCLTVHPDKITIATGQVAGTSSDGKQLAPHVRVWDSVSLNTLHILGASFFDRALVCLSFSKSNGGSWLCVVDDSSDHVLSVWDWQREERLAEVKSSNESVFAADFHPTDANIIVTCGKSHLYFWSLEKGSLVKKQGLFEKQEKPKFVLSVTFSENGDAITGDSSGNILVWGKGSNRISLAIQGAHEASVFALCMLRNGTLLSGGKDRKLISWDENYQKIQTVEVSELYGPIRTVAEGRGETVLIGTTKNYVLQGSLDGEFIPITQGHTDELWGLTVHPLKHQFLTCGHDKHVCLWDSASHQPIWTKTLEDAAQSAAFHPSGTTVALGTQTGRWLVLDTESKDLVTVHTDGNEQLSVMRFSPDGHFLAIGSHDNYIYIYAVAENGKKYSRVGKCSGHSSFITHLDWSVDSQYLVSNSGDYEILYWIPSVCKQVVSVETTRDIEWATFTCILGFHVFGLWPDGSDGTDINAVCSSNAKKLLVTGDDFGKVHLFSFPCSQSRAPSHIYGGHSSHITNVNFLNDDSQIISTGGKDMSIMQWRVV from the exons ATGACAGTGCCTCGGTGGCGAGCAGTATGGAGGTGACGGACCGGATCTCCTCTCTGGAGCAGCGGGTTCAGATGCAGGAGGATGAGATTCAGCTGCTCAAGTCGGCCCTGGCTGATGTGGTGAGGAGACTGAACATCTCAGAGGAGCAGCAGGCCATGCTCAGCAGGAAAGGACCAACCAAAG CTAGACCAATGATTGCAGCTCTGCCCCTGAGATCCACAGTCAACAACGGTACTGTCCTGCCTAAGAAGGGTGGCACACTGCCATCCCCCTCTGGCTCCAAGAAGGACAACAACTCACCAGCAACCAAAAG CACTGTGAAGAGAACAAGTTCATCTGAGCAAGTTGGCCCTAACAACAGGAAAGACAGTGGTGTGGactccagaagcaatcgcacacGCGCTGGTTCCACAGGGAGCAACTCCAGTGGCAAAAAAGCCACAGAAAA CAAACAAAGGGACCCTGTTTTCAGCGCAG ATGAAGGGTatgtcaaaatgtatttgaaGGGACGACCCATCACCATGTACATGCCCAGAGACCTGGTGGACACATACTGCCTGGAAGCAAAGGCTGACTTGCCTCCTAAAAAACTGAAGCTAGACTGGGT CTATGGTTACCGGGGCCGTGACTGTCGATCCAACCTGTACTTGCTCCCGACGGGGGAAACGGTTTACTTCATCGCATCTGTGGTTGTGCTCTATAATGTGGACGAGCAACTACAAAGACACTACACTGGACACACTGATGATATCAAGTG CCTCACTGTCCATCCTGATAAAATCACCATAGCAACCGGACAAGTGGCTGGCACATCCTCAGATGGAAAA CAGCTGGCTCCTCACGTGCGAGTGTGGGACTCTGTGAGTTTGAACACGTTGCACATCCTTGGAGCAAGTTTCTTTGATCGGGCTCTGGTTTGCCTCTCCTTCTCAAAGTCG AACGGAGGAAGCTGGTTGTGTGTTGTGGACGACTCCAGTGACCACGTTCTCTCTGTGTGGGACTGGCAGAGGGAGGAAAGACTTGCTGAAGTCAAG AGCTCCAATGAGTCAGTCTTTGCTGCTGATTTCCACCCGACAGATGCTAATATAATTGTTACCTGTGGGAAGTCACACCTTTATTTCTGGTCATTAGAAAAGGGATCTCTTGTGAAAAAACAGGGACTTTTTGAG AAACAAGAGAAGCCCAAGTTTGTATTGTCTGTGACTTTTTCAGAAAATGGCGACGCCATCACTGGAGACTCGAGTGGAAATATACTTGTGTGGGGCaaag GATCTAATCGTATTAGCTTGGCTATTCAGGGAGCACATGAGGCAAGCGTCTTTGCACTTTGCATGTTGAGAAATGGTACGCTGCTCTCAGGTGGGAAAGACCGTAAACTCATCTCCTGGGATGAAAATTATCAAAAGATTCAAACGGTGGAG GTTTCTGAGTTATATGGCCCTATACGTACTGTGGCTGAAGGACGGGGAGAAACGGTTCTTATTGGCACTACCAAAAACTATGTCCTGCAAGGCAGTCTGGATGGGGAGTTCATACCCATCACCCAG GGCCACACAGATGAGTTATGGGGCCTGACTGTCCATCCGCTGAAGCATCAGTTCCTCACCTGTGGCCATGACAAGCACGTCTGCCTGTGGGACTCTGCCTCTCATCAGCCCATCTGGACCAAAACACTGGAG GACGCCGCTCAGTCGGCCGCCTTCCACCCTTCTGGGACAACGGTTGCTTTAGGAACGCAGACGGGCAG ATGGCTTGTGCTCGATACCGAATCGAAGGATCTGGTCACGGTGCACACGGACGGAAACGAACAGCTGTCGGTTATGCGCTTTTCTCCAG ACGGTCATTTCCTTGCCATCGGGTCACATGACAACTACATCTACATTTATGCTGTGGCAGAAAATGGCAAGAAATACAGTAGAGTTGGAAAGTGCTCA GGTCATTCTAGTTTCATCACACATCTGGATTGGTCTGTGGATTCTCAGTACTTAGTATCCAACTCAGGGGACTATGAGATCCTTTACT GGATCCCTTCTGTGTGCAAACAAGTAGTGAGTGTGGAGACCACCCGGGATATTGAATGGGCCACTTTCACCTGTATTCTGGGCTTCCATGTTTTTG GACTGTGGCCGGATGGCTCAGATGGTACTGACATCAATGCTGTGTGCAGTTCAAACGCAAAGAAACTGCTTGTCACCGGAGACGACTTTGGCAAAGTTCACCTCTTCTCATTCCCTTGCTCTCAGTCCCGA gctcctagtCACATTTACGGTGGACACAGCAGCCACATCACCAATGTTAATTTCTTAAATGACGACAGCCAGATAATCTCTACAGGAGGGAAGGACATGAGCATAATGCAGTGGCGTGTGGTGTAA